In Mus musculus strain C57BL/6J chromosome 9, GRCm38.p6 C57BL/6J, one genomic interval encodes:
- the Prss35 gene encoding inactive serine protease 35 isoform X1, with product MENTLLWLVILIPGWALSDGSETELDFTWHLSRIPQVVSENTIHLASPTFQADAGVVKATVCGIECQEELPAPSLSQLEESLSYETIFENGTRTLTRVKVQGLVLEPTRNSSVKGAHPRRRRQVYGTDSRFSILDKRFATNFPFNTAVKLSTGCSGTLVSPNHVLTAAHCVHDGKDYVKGSKKLRVGVLKMRNKGGRKKRRGSKRSRREAESAGQSQAHLRESTTQRPGKKSRRGPRVTQGRPSFQWTRVKSTHIPKGWVRGENGGLALDYDYALLELKRAHKQQHMELGVSPTITKLPGGRIHFSGFDNDRDEQLVYRFCSVSEESNDLLYQYCDAEAGSTGSGIYLRLKEPGQKNWKRKIVAVYSGHQWVDVHGVQKDYNVAVRITPLKYAQICLWIHGNAANCAYG from the coding sequence ATGGAAAATACGTTACTCTGGTTGGTAATTTTAATCCCTGGATGGGCCCTCTCTGATGGGTCGGAAACAGAACTAGACTTCACGTGGCACTTGAGCAGAATACCCCAGGTTGTGAGTGAGAACACtatccatcttgccagccccacgtTCCAGGCGGATGCTGGGGTGGTGAAGGCCACAGTGTGTGGCATCGAATGTCAGGAAGAGCTCCCGGCTCCCAGCCTTTCCCAGTTGGAAGAGTCCCTATCCTATGAGACCATCTTCGAGAATGGCACCCGAACCTTAACCAGGGTGAAAGTTCAAGGTCTGGTCCTGGAACCCACTCGGAACAGCAGCGTAAAAGGAGCACACCCTAGGAGAAGGAGGCAGGTGTATGGTACGGACAGCAGGTTCAGCATCTTAGACAAAAGGTTCGCGACCAATTTCCCTTTTAATACAGCAGTGAAGCTATCCACCGGCTGCAGCGGTACCCTCGTTTCCCCCAACCATGTGCTCACAGCTGCCCACTGTGTCCACGATGGGAAGGACTATGTCAAAGGCAGTAAAAAGCTGAGGGTGGGAGTGCTGAAGATGAGAAACAAAGGAGGTCGCAAGAAACGCAGAGGTTCCAAAAGGAGCCGGAGAGAAGCAGAGAGTGCTGGTCAAAGTCAGGCGCATCTTCGGGAGAGCACCACCCAAAGACCGGGGAAAAAATCCAGGCGTGGTCCAAGAGTCACCCAAGGAAGGCCTTCCTTCCAATGGACCCGCgtcaagagcacccacattcccAAAGGCTGGGTGAGGGGAGAGAATGGGGGCCTGGCCTTGGACTACGACTACGCGCTCCTGGAGCTGAAGCGCGCACACAAGCAACAGCACATGGAGCTGGGAGTCAGCCCCACCATCACCAAGCTGCCGGGAGGCCGGATCCACTTCTCTGGATTTGACAACGACAGGGATGAACAGTTGGTGTATCGGTTTTGCAGCGTTTCTGAGGAATCCAATGACCTCCTGTATCAGTATTGCGATGCTGAGGCAGGCTCCACAGGCTCGGGGATCTACCTGAGGCTCAAAGAACCAGGCCAAAAAAATTGGAAGCGCAAGATCGTCGCGGTCTACTCGGGCCACCAGTGGGTGGATGTGCACGGAGTTCAGAAGGACTATAACGTGGCTGTGCGCATCACTCCGCTCAAGTACGCCCAGATTTGCCTCTGGATCCACGGAAACGCTGCCAACTGTGCTTACGGCTGA